A single window of Papio anubis isolate 15944 chromosome 8, Panubis1.0, whole genome shotgun sequence DNA harbors:
- the DCAF4L2 gene encoding DDB1- and CUL4-associated factor 4-like protein 2, producing MENKRPRLLEEADKQKKIARVGLNAPSMLRKNQLGFLRFANYCRLARELRVSCMQRKKVQIHSWDPSSLASDRFNRILANTNTDQLFTVNQVEAGGSKYGIITMRGLTTPELRVYPHKSLYVPNRKVNSVCWASLNHLDSHLLLCFVGLADTPSCAVLLPASLFIGSYPGIRRPGMLCSFQIPDAWSCAWSLNIHAYHCFSTGLSQQVLLTNVVTGHQQSFGTSSDVLAQQFAIMTPLLFNGCRSGEVFGIDLRCGNQGRGWKAICLSHDSAVTSLQILQEGQCLVASDMTGTIKLWDLRATKCVTQYEGHVNNSAYLPLHVNEEEGVVAAVGQDCYTRIWSLRHGHLLTTIPSPYPASEDDIPSVAFSSRLGGFRGAPGLLMAVREDLYCFSYG from the coding sequence atggagaacaaaagaccGCGACTGCTCGAGGAAGCGGACAAGCAGAAAAAGATAGCCAGAGTGGGACTCAATGCACCTTCCATGCTACGAAAGAACCAGCTAGGTTTCCTCAGATTCGCCAACTATTGCCGTTTAGCTCGCGAGCTGCGTGTAAGCTGCATGCAGAGGAAAAAGGTCCAGATTCATAGCTGGGATCCCTCGTCTTTGGCAAGCGACCGATTTAACCGCATACTGGCGAATACCAACACTGACCAGCTCTTCACAGTGAACCAAGTCGAAGCTGGAGGCTCCAAGTACGGCATCATCACCATGCGAGGCCTGACGACCCCTGAACTCCGGGTATACCCGCACAAAAGCCTCTACGTCCCTAATCGGAAGGTGAATTCTGTGTGCTGGGCTTCACTGAATCACTTGGATTCCCACCTTCTGCTGTGCTTCGTGGGACTCGCAGATACTCCCAGTTGTGCGGTGCTGCTCCCAGCGTCGCTGTTCATAGGTAGCTACCCAGGAATACGTCGGCCAGGCATGCTCTGCAGTTTCCAGATCCCTGATGCCTGGTCCTGTGCCTGGTCCCTGAACATCCACGCATATCACTGCTTCAGTACAGGCTTGTCTCAGCAGGTCCTGTTGACGAACGTGGTGACGGGACATCAGCAGTCATTTGGTACTAGCAGTGATGTTTTGGCCCAGCAGTTTGCAATCATGACTCCTTTGCTGTTTAATGGCTGTCGCTCTGGGGAGGTCTTTGGCATTGATCTGCGCTGTGGAAATCAAGGCAGGGGGTGGAAGGCCATTTGCCTATCCCATGATTCAGCAGTGACCTCTCTGCAAATCCTCCAAGAAGGGCAATGCCTGGTGGCATCAGACATGACTGGAACTATCAAGCTGTGGGACTTGAGGGCCACTAAATGTGTAACACAGTACGAAGGTCATGTGAATAACTCCGCCTACCTGCCCCTGCATGTGAACGAGGAAGAAGGAGTCGTGGCGGCCGTGGGCCAGGACTGCTACACGAGAATCTGGAGCCTCCGTCATGGCCACTTGCTCACAACCATACCCTCCCCATACCCCGCCTCGGAGGATGACATTCCCAGTGTGGCCTTCTCTTCTCGCCTCGGGGGTTTCCGAGGAGCACCAGGGCTGCTCATGGCTGTACGGGAGGACCTTTATTGTTTCTCCTACGGTTAA